A stretch of DNA from Acomys russatus chromosome 4, mAcoRus1.1, whole genome shotgun sequence:
TCCCATCGTACTTCTGCTGGAACCAGCGCATGGCCTCCTCTTTGCTGGTCCTGTGCTTGGCCCCAATGCAGCCTGGCCTGCGCTTCTTGTCTGCGATGCTGAAACCTGGCCTACCCAGCACCACATAGAAGTCCAGGCCGTAGATGCCAATGCTTGGGTCATATTTGATGCCCAGGTCAATGTGTTCTTGAATGCCAAAACCAAAGTTTCCAGTATCTGAGAAGTTATTTTTCCGTAGTTCATACTCCCGCACCTTCAGGCCTTTCTCCAGAATTTCTTCTGCCTTGGCTCCACGCACTGTACAGTGCACAGcgatcttttcatttctcttgatgccAAAGGACCTGACGGTGTACCTGGCTTTGGAAAACACAGGCGTCTGGCCCGTGAGCTTCTCCAACACCTTGGCTGCCCGGGTCAGTCTGTCTCCGCTCTCCCCCACGCAGATATTGAGGCAGAGCTTGCGGATACGGAGCTCCCGCATAGGGTTCTTCTCACCCTGATCTTGCTGCGCCATgatggagaacaggaagagagcGACAGTTCATTATCTTTCATGAccttgcagttttgttttgttgggggttATGTCTTTGTTTTGACAATTGTGCATTCGTGAAGCCCACGCTGGCCTAGAACCCGCTATCTTGCATTAACcactcaagtgctgagatcacagctaTGTACCCGATTGACCTTGAGACCCCCCTCGCTCCCAGCATGCCCTTTGGGAGGCAGTGCTGTTGAGATGCCTTAGAGCAGCTGTTCTCAACATGTGGCTCCCACATCAGATGTCCTGCAGCCCGAGATTTACAAGTCATAATTAACAAAATCACAGTTActaagtagcagtgaaataattttatggtcggggtCACCACAatttgaggaactgtattaaatggtcggAGTTTTAGGAGGAAGATAGAAGAACACTACCTCAGAGAATACCCCTCAATGTGGGCTTAATTTCCTTAAAATTAGGATTAGATTTTTGAGCCGAGTGCGGTGGCGCACACTTCTTATCCCAGCaccccgggaggcagaggcaggcagatctctgagttcgaggccagcctgatctacaaagcaagtccagggacagccagggccacacagagaaaccctgtctctaaaaacaaacaaaaaagagattcaGTTTTTGTGGCAAATACCAGGGAGGTCATGCCTCCTAAGCCTGCCATGTGACGCTCACAGTGCGTCACTACAGGTGTTATCCCGTGTGTGAGTGTCTGCTGCGTTCTTGCTGAGACCATTATCCTCGCCTTCCAGCCCCCTGCACTGAACAGAAGGTACTCGTCTTCAAACTCCGGAGTTTCGGGCTTTCAGCAAGCACCAGTGTGGGAAGAAACTCTGTGAAGAAAATGCTAATAGTATAGTGAGGTTGCTAAAGATCAGGCATGCTCACTAAAGCCAGTGCTTTAACCCAAGTTTTCTGTTGGAAACCCGAATCTTTTCCGTAACATTGCAAGGGTGAAACTTAATGGACAGAGGACACGGCAGGACTCTGGGAAAAGTCCTTTTAGAGGGAGAAAATGGTAGGGCGGAGATGTAAAGAAGTTTCTCCAAAGAAACACGAGTGCGGCGGTGTTCGCAATCCTAAATCTTACACTCCCAGGACAGCCCTGACTAATTCATCCCAGAGTTTGCTCCCGCGATGCTCAACATCAGGGCTGCCCACATCCTCAGCCCACCTAAGTTCCTTCTCTCTACCTCAGTCTGGGTCAGAGGGTGTTTCAGGGACCTCGGCTGAATACTGAAGGCAGACCCGGAGACCAGGCAGCTCTTCCGCGCAGCTGGAGAGGAAATTCTTCACACCGGCTTTGGCCCTCCTAGTGGGGAGAATCCTTGCGGCGCTGATTCGCGTCAGCCCCTCTCCCGGCTCCTGATAGGCTGCCTGAGCTGTccgt
This window harbors:
- the LOC127188506 gene encoding 60S ribosomal protein L11-like, with protein sequence MAQQDQGEKNPMRELRIRKLCLNICVGESGDRLTRAAKVLEKLTGQTPVFSKARYTVRSFGIKRNEKIAVHCTVRGAKAEEILEKGLKVREYELRKNNFSDTGNFGFGIQEHIDLGIKYDPSIGIYGLDFYVVLGRPGFSIADKKRRPGCIGAKHRTSKEEAMRWFQQKYDGIILPGK